The Candidatus Margulisiibacteriota bacterium region TGGAAAAACTGGCGCCGGAATATAAATTGACTGTTTTGTTTTTCAATCCCAATATTCAGCCGGAGGCAGAATATCAAAAACGCTTGGCGCAGTTTGCCAAACTGCAAGAATATTTTGCTTTTGAGTTAAGCGCGCCGCCTTACGAGCCGCAGGAGTGGCTGGACTTAACTAAAGATTTGGCGGCCGCTCCAGAAGGCGGCGCGCGCTGCCAGATTTGTTTTAATTATCGTTTGGCTTATGCCGCGGCACAGGCTGAAGGCTGCGCTGGTTTTGCGACAACTTTGTCTATTTCACCGCAAAAAAATTTTGCGCAGATAACTTCAGCCGGCGAGGAGGCCGCGCGGCGGCAGGGCGGAAAATTTCTAAATTTTGATTTTCGCAGTTTGTATCCGCGCAGCCGGCAATTGTCCCGGGAGCTGGGCCTTTACCGCCAAAAATATTGCGGGTGCTTGTATGCGGCGCGTTGAACAGGTCAAGCAGATAATTTTGGGGCAGGCGGATATTGCCGCTTTGCTGCCGCCGCGCTCCCGCCGGACGCACAAGTATACGGCCGGACGGGTACTGGTGATCGCTGGATCGCGCGGCCTGACCGGCGCCGCTCTGCTGGCGGCCAGAGCGGCTTTGCGCAGCGGCGCCGGTCTGGTGACTCTGGCTGTGCCCCGAGAGTTAGCCAATCTGCTCGACGCGCAGACTCCGGAAATAATGACTCTGCCTTTGCCCAGCGCCCGCGGCGCGCTGAGGGCCTCCGCTTTAAAAATTTTACGGCCGCTCCTGGGCAATTATGATTGTATTTTGGCCGGGCCAGGGCTGTCTTTGCGCCGCCAGACTAAAGCGTTTAGCAGAAACCTGTTTCAGTACATCAAAAATTACCGGCCGGGACTGCGTGTGGTGCTGGACGCCGACGCTTTAAAAATTTTAGCTGATTTGCAGCGCGGCCGCGCCCGCATGCGTTTAATAGTTACGCCGCATGTCGGCGAGCTGGGCCGGATGCTACGCTGGTCTTCCGCCGCGGTTCGTAGACAGCCCTTTGCCGCGGCCAGCAAAGCCGCTTTGCAATATAACGCCGTAGTTGTTCTGAAAGACGCAGACCGAACCTATATCACGCAGGATCAGAAAAAATATTTTTTAAACAGCAACGGCAATCCGGGCATGGCCACCGCCGGCAGCGGCGATGTGCTGGCTGGCCTGATCGCCGGACTATGGGTGTCCACGCGCGGTATGACGGCTCTGCGCGCGGCGGTTTGCGCGCCTTATGTGCACGGTCTGGCCGGCAATCTGGCGGCGCAGGCTTATTCG contains the following coding sequences:
- a CDS encoding epoxyqueuosine reductase QueH, producing the protein MSNSLLLQACCAPCSSAVLEKLAPEYKLTVLFFNPNIQPEAEYQKRLAQFAKLQEYFAFELSAPPYEPQEWLDLTKDLAAAPEGGARCQICFNYRLAYAAAQAEGCAGFATTLSISPQKNFAQITSAGEEAARRQGGKFLNFDFRSLYPRSRQLSRELGLYRQKYCGCLYAAR
- a CDS encoding NAD(P)H-hydrate dehydratase, translating into MRRVEQVKQIILGQADIAALLPPRSRRTHKYTAGRVLVIAGSRGLTGAALLAARAALRSGAGLVTLAVPRELANLLDAQTPEIMTLPLPSARGALRASALKILRPLLGNYDCILAGPGLSLRRQTKAFSRNLFQYIKNYRPGLRVVLDADALKILADLQRGRARMRLIVTPHVGELGRMLRWSSAAVRRQPFAAASKAALQYNAVVVLKDADRTYITQDQKKYFLNSNGNPGMATAGSGDVLAGLIAGLWVSTRGMTALRAAVCAPYVHGLAGNLAAQAYSVDGLIAGDILAQIPAALRLLKGE